From Serratia fonticola:
TATTATGGATATGCCAAACTTTAATACCTACCTAGGGGCTTATGCTTCCTGGCTGGATGCTTCGACGATAAATCCAGGTGACACCGATATGCGCTATGGCATGAGGGTGCGCTTCAAATATTTATTCTAAAATTGTGTCGTTAAGGAAATACCATGAAACTGTGGACGGTTGGTGATGCGGTAATCGATTTATTACCTCAGCCAGATAGGCAATATAAAGCTTGCGCTGGTGGTGCGCCGTTAAATGTTGCTGTGGGTGCAGCTCGTTTGGGATGTGATTGTGGTTTTATTGGCAGAGTTGGTGATGATCCATTTGGCCACTTTCTCCAGCAAACGCTCTATTCAGAGGGAGTCGAAACGCAGTATATACAATTTGATGAGCAATATCATACCAGTACCGTGCTGGTAGCGCTGGGGAATGATGGCGATCGCAGTTTTACATTTCTGGTGAATCCTTCTGCCGACCAGTTTTTATCCTCTAAAAATCTACCCGATTTTGGTGATGATATATTGCACTTTTGTTCGTTGGCTCTGGTTGCCAAGCAGAGCCGTGAGACCTTGGTCAAGGCGATAAGTTTACTAAAGCAACGCGGTGGCATCTTGAGCTTTGATGTCAACCTGCGGGAGAAAATGTGGGGAAATCCACAGGAGATGCTGGCAACGGTCACTGAATTTGCTCATCAGTCAGATATTTTAAAACTCTCAGAAGAAGAATTATACTGGATAACCGGTACGACTCATTATGAAAAAGCGCTGGAAAGAGTAAAGCGATTTCCTTCTAGCCTTAAAATTGTCACCCGTGGTATCCAAGGGGCTATCGCCTTATGGCAAGATCTGGTCATACACGTAGACTCGTACAAGGTGAATAGTTTAGATACGACGGGGGCAGGAGATGCCTTTATCGCTGGATTGTTGGCAAATATCTCTTTCGGAAATGGTTTGCAGGATTTTGAACAATTGAAATTAGCCCTGACGCAAGCCAGCGCCTGTGGCGCGCTGGCGACGACACAAAAAGGAGCTTTATCAGCATTACCCGATGCGGAGGGTGTCAGAAGTTTTATTGGGTCTGAGCATAGACTGACATTTAAGGTTAATTCTATAAACCCTCATGAGTGAAATGCAGCAGACCTATTGTAATATCAGGTGTCTATAAGTCAGTTAAAATGGATACCGACGGAAAGCATGAAAATTAACGTGGTGGGCACCAGTGGCAGCGGTAAAAGCACCGTTGCCCGCCAATTGGCGCAAAAGCTGGCCGTACCTTATATCGAAATGGATAAGCTTTACTGGCGGCCACACTGGCAAAATGCCTCAGATGACGAGTTCTTGCACCTGGTCGAACAGGCGTTGGTATCAGCCCCTGCGGGGTGGGTATTGGATGGCAACTATACCCGGACCAAAGCCGTGAAATGGCGGGACGTTGACTGGGTTGTCTGGGTTGACTACGGATTCTGTCGCACGCTATGGCAGGCCGTTCGCCGCGCGTCGGTGCGGGCTTGGCACAAGACTGAGCTCTGGTCCGATACCGGCAATTGTGAGAGCTTTCGCCGCTCTTTCTTTAGCCGTGAGTCGATCATCCTGTGGACCATCAAAACCTACCGCAAGAATCGTATAAAGTATCTGGCGGACCAGCAGGACCCAGCCAATCGCCATATTCGTTTTATCCAACTGCGCTCTCCGGCGGAAACAGCGGCTTTTCTGGCAAGCCTCTGTTAGAGAGCTTTATTCGATTCAGCTTTTTATATTCGCTAGGCATGAGCCTCTGTTCCAGGCTGAATCTACTTCAGCCTGGAACATGATCTTCATCTGATTAATTTGTCAGATAAGCTTCAATATTCATGATTTTTCTCGCTGTAAGTCACGAAATTTTTGTTTTATCCATCCTCATTGTAGAAAAAGTGACCCTCATCGCATTTTCAAGTGGGCTAAGAACTTAGTTTGTGATGGTTTTGCTAAAACCATTCAGCTAACCAGGAAGGAACAATAAATGAACAAGCTTACTGTGCTTTCGCTCGCTATCTCTTTGATTTCTGGGTATGCCGGTGCTCAAACTATCGTATTAACCGACAGTGAGAACGGTATTGAACTTGGCAATTGGCGGATTGACAGCTCACAGCTGAAAATTCCCGCTCCGCGCTTCAGCTTGCAACAGCAAGTCTTGCATGGTGGCAAGCAAGAGGGATCGAAAGTCCTTACCCTGACCAGTGAGGGGTTGACCATCACCCTTAGCCCAACGCGCGGTATGGATATTCTGCATGTCAACGGTTCCGGCGTAAGGTTGGGGTGGGATTCGCCGGTGACCGAGGTAGTCAACCCGGCTTATATCAACCTGGAGAGTCGCAACGGTGTGGGTTGGCTTGACGGTTTTAACGAAATGCTGGTGCGCTGCGGCTACGAATGGACCGGGCACCCGGGCGTAGAAAACGGCACGCTGTATACGTTACATGGCCGTGCAGGAAATACCCCGGCTTCCAAGGTGGTGGTAGAGATTGCAGAAAAAGCACCATATGAAATCCGTATCCGCGGTCTGCTGAAAGAAAATACCTTTAAGAAAAGTAATCTGGAAACCTGGACTGAACTGCGTTACGTCCCTGGTGCGCAGCAGTTTACGGTTCACGATCGTCTAACCAATCATGCTGATTATCCGCGTGACTATCAGATTATTTATCACAGTAACTTCGGTAAGCCGCTGCTGGAAGAGGGAGCGGTGTTCAGTGCGGCAATCAAGGAGATTTCGCCGTTTAATGATTATGCCAAGGGCGGTTTGAAAGATTGGCATACTTACCTGGGGCCTACCAAAGGCTTTGATGAGATGGTGTTCAATATCGTGCCTTACAGTGATTCTCAAGGAAAAACCCTGGCGATGATGAACAACAAGAAAGCGGATCGGGGAGTTGCAATTGGTTTTGATACTCACCAGTTGCCAGTTTTGACGTTGTGGAAAAACACGGATACTGAACGCCAGGGCTATGTTACCGGGATTGAGCCAGGGACCAGCTACGCGTATCCGGTAAAAATCGAACGTGAGCAGGGGCGAATCAAACAATTACAGCCTGGGAAGAGTACCGATTTCGAGCTGACTTACACTTTGCTGAACAATGCTGAACAAGTAAAAGAGTACCAAAACAAGATAAAAACGCTGCAAGGTGACCGTGAAGTTAAACTCGTCGATACTCCAATTGCGGTGGAATAGCCTCTGGTGAGGGGGAGCCGGTCAAGCGACCGGCTCTTTGGCGTCAAAGCAGCAGTTCGTAGTGGACTTTCACCACCACTTTCTTGATGTTTTTCGGCTCAGTTATCTGGCAGCCGGGTTTGTGTGGCTCCAGTGGGAAGAAGATCACATACATACCCGGCATTAGGTTCAGGGTTTGCGGGCTGCGTTTGATATCCAGCCATTGCAGATCTTTGCTTTCATCGTAAAGATCGTTGCTTTCCCAACTGTCTGGCAGGCCAAAATCGATCCGCTCTTCACCGCCGATCAGGATCTGGATATCCAGATACTCCTGGTGAAGCTCGGCGCGTTTGCTTTCTGCTGGCTCCGTCATCAGCTCCATCACGTTCATAAACACCCGTTCGCCATCGATCTCGTGCCGGCCCAACGGCAGGTTAGGCAAATCATACTGACGTACGGTATTGAGGATATTGGCTAAAGCGGGTGAGAGACCACGTCCAAAGCGGGGGTTGTACAAACTGCCATAGATCATCCTGATGCTCCCTAATAAATAAAAGACTTGCTGAGAGTATGTCTATTATTGTTCAGGAAAAAAGTTAACTGGCTTGCAATCATGCAACCTTTTGAGCGTGGCGCCGGGGACTTTCCGCCAGGCGCCAGCGGGCTTACGAGAGGCTTTCAACCTGTGGCTTGGGTTTGATGGTTAACGTGGCCCCCATGGAGGCGGTAATGATGGCGGCCAATGCCAACCATTGCGTTTGGTTAAGATGTTCGTTGAGGAAGATCATGCCGGAAAGGGCGGCCATTGCCGGTTCCAGGCTCATCAGGGTGCCAAAGGTACGGGCGGGGATCTTGGGTAACGCGATAATTTCCAATGAGTAAGGCAACGCGGTAGACAGCACCGCGACGGCCAACGCCACCGGTAGAATATCCACGTTCAACAGCGCACTGCCGGCTTGCCAGGCACCGATCGGGCAGAACACGATAGCGGCGATCAATGACCCCACGGCTACGGTGCCCGGCCCGTGATCTCCCCCGGCCTTCTGGCCGAAAATAATGTATATCGCCCAGCAGGCACCGGCACCCAACGCACAAGCTGCCCCCACTGGATCGATACTGCCCATATCGTGGCCAAGCGGCAGCAGGAACCACAAACCGGCAATGGCCAGCGCCACCCAGATAAAATCGATCGGGCGGCGGGAAGAGAACATTGCCACCGCCAGCGGGCCGGTAAACTCCAGTGCCACCGCAATGCCCAGCGGCACCGTGCGTAAAGAAAGATAAAACAGGTAGTTCATCGCCCCCAGTGACAGACCATAGATCAGCAAGGGCAACCGGCTACCGGCGGCGAAACGCATGCGCCACGGACGGAAAATGATAAACAGGATCAGCGTACCTATGCTCAGGCGCAGGGTGGTGATGCCTTCGGCACCCACCAGCGGGAACAGGCTTTTGGCTAATGAAGCCCCGCTCTGGATCGAGATCATGGCAATGATCAGTAAACACACGGGCACCAGCGTGGAAGACGCTTTAGTGGTTACAGACGAAGACATCCTTTCTGGCCTTATGGAACTCCCCAGCGTCTGGGAAGGTAATGAGTTCAGGTGTTGCACAGTGTAAAGGAATTGGCAGCAAGGTGTTGACGAAAAACGGGGGACCGGGTTGAATCTGTCAAAAATATGCGCCAACTTGGTTCAAGCAACCAATAAGTGCGCTTTTTTTAAGAGTATTCTGGAACTCAGATAGGTGATTAGCGTCACAAAAAGGAGTATAATTCGCGAAAAATATAGGAAAATTAGCATGCTATAGTGTTCTTGAAATCTTCTGTTACACGATACAAAGATTTAGACACTCATTTAAAGGCAGAGTTTCACGCTAATTTTTGCTATATTTTCAATGTATGAGAAATTGAAGCACTTTAATAATAAAACGCGTTTGAGGTGGTTATGAAAAAAATTGCATGTCTTTCCGCAGTAGCAGCTTGTGTATTGGCCGTAACAGCAGGTACCGCATTTGCTGGTGAGAGCACCGTATCCGCTGGCTATGCCCAGGGCGATCTCCAAGGCGTTGCCAACAAGGCCGGTGGTTTCAACCTGAAGTACCGTTACGAGTACGACAACAGCCCACTGGGTGTGATCGGTTCTTTCACCCACCTGGAAAAGAACAACTCTGAAGACGGCTTCTACAACAAAGCACAATACAACTCCATCACTGCGGGTCCTGCTTATCGTTTCAACGATTGGGCGAGCATCTACGGTGTGATCGGTGTGGGCTATGGTAAATTCACTTCCAACGCTCAAGACGGTTCAGACCACAACAACACCAGCGACTACGGTTTCACCTACGGTGCTGGTCTGCAGTTCAACCCAATGCAACAGGTTGCTCTGGACGTGGGTTACGAGCAGAGCCGTATCCGCAGCGTTGACGTTGGCACCTGGAATGTGGGTGTAGGTTACCGCTTCTAAGATTTCCCCATGCCTTCGGGCATGAGCGTGTGACCCTATTGGTCATGCTCAATGAAAATCCGCCTTTTAGGGGCGGATTTTTTTTGCCGGTAACTTATTGAAACGATCGACAAACCTCTAGCGTTAGCCGACTCCATAGGTAGGGGCGCTGCATGCTGTGCCCGTTTAGTTGAATGTGGTACCCGTCTAATTTCTCCTCTAGCTAATCCATCGATTTATTGGGCTTGCCCAATACCGTGGTCGGTTGCAATGAAAAACGCGCCGTACGGGGATCGCGCTCATATCCCTGCGGCTCGGTCAACAATCCATAGAGCTCTGGCCGACGGCCGTGGATCCAACGCCGCCCGCTGCTCATGGGGATTAAGCTCAGATCCAGATCGGCGGTGACCATGGCGTCCTGCGCTGCCCAGGTCTCTGACAGGATACGGCCATAAGGATCCAGCAGCATCGCATTGCCGGTGCGCACCTCATCATCGTCTCGCCCCACACCGTTGCTGAACAGAATAAACAGGCCATTATCATGGGCGCGAGAAGGCAACCAGCGCAGCAGCCAACCGCGGCCAATTTCGCCGCGAAAAGCCTCTTCGATCGCCGCCGGATTTTCTTTACGTTGCTGCCATAACGGCAGCGGTATCGGCTTCATGCCGTGCGGGCTGCGTGAATTTGTCCCCCCGGTCTGGTGAGGGGCGAACAGAATATCGGCACCCAGCAGCGTAGTGGCACGGGCGTTCTCTACCAGGTTGTTGTCCCAGCAGATCAGGATCCCCATGCGTACGCCCCAAGGGGTGTCAAACACGGTATAACTATCGCCTTTAGCGATTAGCGGATGTTCAAAAGGATGGAGCTTGCGGTGCACATGGGTTTGGCCATCCGGCAGGCAAACCGCATAAGCGTTGTACAGCTGGCCGTCTTCACCCAGCTCAATCAGCCCAACGCCGATGGCCATTCGATACCGCTCTGCCAGCGGGCGGATGCGTGCCAGTGAGGGGCTGGTGGCGATAGGCTCAGCTAAAGCGGTGATTTCGCTGTCCGCCAGATGGCGTACGTGCCAGTAGCCGGTAATGCACATTTCCGGGAAAGCGAGGACCTGTACGTTGTCGGCGGCGGCTTGGGCGATAAAGTCTTCCATAATGCCGAGATTGTAGTTCTTGTCGTTGGCGCGGTGTTGAAATTGTACCGACGCAGCACGAAGGGTCGTGGTCATAGCAAGCTCCTGTGGGGTTTTTGTTCGCTAATTACAGCAGCCGCATCGATTACTGTATAATCAATTAAAATCCTCTTTTGATAACTTAATGGAATGGATAATCGTCAACTACGTGCCTTTGTCGCGTTGGCCGAACTGGGGCGCTATCACCTGGCCGCCGAGCGGCTGTGCATCACCCAGCCCGCGTTGAGCAAGCAAATTCAAGCCATCGAACTGCAACTGGGCACCCGCCTGTTTGAACGGGGCCGTCAAGGTGCGCGAGTGACGGCCAACGGTGCTGCACTGCTCCCCAGAGCGCGGGAGTTATTGACCCAATACGAGCAGTTTCATCTGTACGCGGTGCAGGTGGTGAAGGGGGAAACCGGGCGCCTGGCCTTAGGCTTTGGGCTTTCCAGCTTTCATCTGGCGCCGCAACGGGTGGCGGCATTTCGCCAGCGCTTTCCGTCGGTGGTGGTTGGCTTGGAGGATCTTCCTTCTGAACGGCAATGCCAGTTGTTGCTAAGCGGCGATCTACAGGCTGGATTTGTGCGCTTACCCGTTGTTGCTCCCTTGCAGGCTCTGCCTTTGCTGAACGATCGGCTGGTGCTGGCCGCGCCGCGAACGATGGCGTTGCAGGAGGAGAGTCTGTTGACGGATTTCCACCGTTTTCCTCTGTTACAGTTGGAGCCTTCGCGTGGCCGAGGGTTGAGTGAGCAGGCTTTGCGTTTTATTGCCGCCCAGGGGCTGCGGGCCAACGTGGTGCAGCAGGCAGAGGATATCCAAACCTTGTTGGCGCTGGTGGCGGCGGGGATAGGCGTGGCGCTGTTGCCGCAAAGCATTGCGTTTATTGCTCCGGCTGGGGTCGATATTCTGCCGTTAAGCGGCGAGCAGACGCAGTGGCAGGTTGGGCTGGCGTGGAACCCGCAGCGGCCTGATGCGCTACGGGATAATTTTATCCAAGATATCTTGAACTCACAGCGGCCGGTATAACACCACCGTTGGCAGCTGGTGGTATTCGCTGCGGTGGCTTGCCACAAAGCCGACTTTCTTCGCCAGGCCAAGCGAAGGGCGGTTATCCGGCGAGATGATACAAACGACTTTGTCCTGTGAGAAATTCTCTTTGGCCCAGACTAGTGCGGCATTCAAGGCTTCGGTGGCATAACCTTTACCGTGCGCAGCCGTGATCAGCGTCCAGCCCATTTCGGGGACATCGAGTGCGGGTTGAATATCACGGTGAAAATCGGCGAAGCCAATGCCGCCGATATACCTGCCGGTGTTTTTCTCCCGCACCGCCCAGTAGCCATACCCCAGCAATTTCCAGTGGCCGATGTAGCGCAACAGGCGGCCCCAGCTGTCCTCCTTGTCGCGTGGCGTGCTGCCGATATAGCGCACTACCGCAGGATCGGCCCACATAGCGGCCAAATCGTCAAAGTCTTCCAGCCGGTGGGCATCCAGGATCAGACGTTCGGTGATCAAGGTGGGGGCAACGGTGTGAGTGGGCATGGCTTCCTTCCTGAACAAGAGAAAAGGCGCTGCCGGAGCAACGCCTCAAGATACTCATTACTGTAGCCGAACTGTTTTGGCTCTAGCAATACCGGGAAGTTACACTACCAGCCACAGCAGCCAGGTAAAGGCGAAGCCACTTAAACCGAGCAGGGTGGTTAATACCGTCCAGGTTTTCAGGCCATCAGCCACTGACAGGCCAAGGTATTTGGTGACAATCCAGAAACCGGAGTCGTTAACGTGGGATAGCCCCAGGCCGCCGAAGCAAGTGGCGAGCGTGACTAACACCAACTGCATCGAGTTAAGCCCGATAACCGCTTCGGACAGCAACCCGCCGGTCGTCAGAATGGCGACGGTAGCCGACCCCTGCGAGGCACGCAGTGCCAGCGAGATGATAAATGCCGCCGGGATCAATGGCAGGCCAATGGTGGTCAGCACATCTGCCAGCGCTTTACCTACGCCAGACTCGACCAGCACCTTGCCAAACACCCCACCCGCACCGGTAACCATAATGACCACCGCTGCTGTCGGTAACGCGCCTCCCATCACATCGCTAGTGTGTTGCAAGCTCCAGCCACGGCGGATTGCCAGGAAATAGAATGCCAATACCAGAGCGATCATTAACGCTACGCCCGGCGAGCCGATTAATGACAAGGCATCACGGATTGGTGAACCGGCAGGTAACAAGGTTGCAGAAACGGTACCCAGCATAATGATGGCGATAGGGATCACGATCAGCGCGGTAATCAACCCGGCGCTCGGAGGATTGATCCGATCGCTGAGTGGGGCTCTGTCTTCCGGTGCCGGTTCTGGGGATGCCAGTTGCAGCTGTTCCAACACCTCAATGGAGAGGGGGTAGGCTTTACGGTTAAGATATTTCGCCGCGAAGTAACCAATAATCCCCACTGGGATACAGATGACCAGGCCGATAATGGTCAACCAACCGATATCCGCATTCAACAGCCCCGCAGCCGCGACCGGGCCTGGGTGTGGTGGCAGAGCAACGTGGACCGTCAGCATCACACCGGCCATCGGCAAGCCAAACTTCAATGGTGAGACTTTTGCCACTTTGGCAAAGCCATAGATGATCGGTGCCAGGATGATAAAGCCGACGTCGAAAAACACCGGAATACCCAGGACGAACGCGGCACTGGTTAGCGCGGCAATGGTGCGTTTTGGCCCCAGCGCTTTGCTGAAACGTTGCGCCAGGGATTCAGCGCCGCCCGAATGTTCGATCATTCTACCCAGCATGGCACCCAGGCCGATGATAATGGTCACCGAGCCGAGTACACCGCCCATCCCGGCGGTCATCACTTTCATGACTTCACCGGTTGGGATCCCGCTGGCAAGCGCGACCAGTAGACTAACGACCAGCAGGGCGACAAACGGCTGAACCTTCGCCTTGATGACCATCAATAGCAGCAGTACGACACCCAGTACGGCAATGATCAGTAGCATAGTTGGAGACATAGCATAGCCTTTAATTCAGGTAAGAGTCCGGCACCGCGATCGCCCTGGGGCGATACGGGTGCGTTTATTTTTTATATTATTGAAACTGGTGTTGGCACTACGAGTTGTTGATTACAGGTAAGGTTTCACCCAACCCAGACCCGCCGTCGTTTCTCCACGAGGTTTATATTCACAACCGATCCACCCTTGGTAACCCACCTTGTCGAGTTGGGCGAATAGCCAAGGATAATTCAGCTCACCGTCATCGGGTTCATTACGGTCTGGCACCGAGGCGATCTGGATATGGGCATAGCGCCCGGCAAGCGTTGCAATCAGATTACTGATATTGCCGTCCACCAGTTGCGCGTGGAAGAAGTCGAACTGAATAAACACGTTCGGGCGATCGATGGTGGCTACCAGTTCCGCCGCCTGATGCTGGCTGGAGAACAGGTAGTTGGGCTTGATCGGTGGGCTGAGCGCTTCGATCAACACCTTGATGCCGTGAGGGGCGAAGGCGTCGGCGGCGTAACGGATATTGCTGATGAAGGTTTCCCGATAGCGGGCAATATCTTCCCCTGGCGGCACTACGCCAGCCATCACGTGAACGTTAGGGCACTTGAGGGCGATGGCATATTCCAGAGCACGATCGATATCCGCGCGGGCATCCTGCTCGCGGCCCGGTAACGCTGCCAGCCCCCATTCACCTGCGCCCACATCGCCCGGCGCGGTATTGAACAACACCTGCTGTAGACCATTTTGTTGCAGTTTCTCCGCCAGTAGATCGGCGGGGTAATCATAAGGGAACAGGAACTCTACCGCTTTAAATCCGGCCGCCGCAGCGGCATCAAAACGATCCAGAAACGAATGCTCGGTAAACATCATCGATAAATTGGCAGCAAATTTTGGCATGGTTCAGCTCCGTAACTCGGCAATTTCATCATCGGTTAAATAGCGAATTGGGCGGTTGCCGAGGGTGAAAATCAGCTTGGCCGCATCTTCCATTTCTTCGGTATTGTTCGCGGCTTCCCGCAGGCTCTCGCCGGTGACCACGGGGCCGTGGTTCGCCAACAGGAAAGCCTTGTAGCTTGGGGCCAGCTTGCCCAGATCTTCCGCCAGCCGCAGATCGCCGGGGCGGTAGTAAGGCACCACCGGCACCTGGCCGACGCGCATCACCACATAAGGGGTGAACGGCTTGATGGCATTTGCCGTATCCAGCCCTTGCAGGCAGGAAAGCGCGGTCAGATAGGTGCAATGCAGGTGCACTACTGCCTTGCACGCCGGGTTGTTCTGGTACAGCGCGCGGTGAAAGCTGATCTCTTTCGAGGGCTTGTCGCCAGAAATCCATTCACCGCTCAGGCTGACTTTCGACAGTTTGTCTACCTGCAACTCCCCCAGGCAAGAGCCGGTGGGGGTGGCAAGCAGGGTACCATCTGGCAACAACAGCGAAAGGTTGCCTGCTGAACCGGTAGCGTAGCCGCGCTGGAAGAACGAAGCCCCCAGGCGCACCATCTCTTCCCTTGCCAGCTGTTCAGTGTCAGCGGTCATCGTCATACTGAAAACTCCGTTTGTGCTCTGGCGAAAAAGTTTTCATCGCCGAAGTTGCCCGATTTCAGGGCCAGTGATACCGGTTGTTCAATTGCGCGTACCCAAGGCACGCCTGGAGAAATGCATGGGCCGATATGGAAGCCGCGGATCCCCAATGCCTGGGTGACCACGCCAGAGGTTTCACCACCGGC
This genomic window contains:
- a CDS encoding nitrilase family protein, coding for MTTTLRAASVQFQHRANDKNYNLGIMEDFIAQAAADNVQVLAFPEMCITGYWHVRHLADSEITALAEPIATSPSLARIRPLAERYRMAIGVGLIELGEDGQLYNAYAVCLPDGQTHVHRKLHPFEHPLIAKGDSYTVFDTPWGVRMGILICWDNNLVENARATTLLGADILFAPHQTGGTNSRSPHGMKPIPLPLWQQRKENPAAIEEAFRGEIGRGWLLRWLPSRAHDNGLFILFSNGVGRDDDEVRTGNAMLLDPYGRILSETWAAQDAMVTADLDLSLIPMSSGRRWIHGRRPELYGLLTEPQGYERDPRTARFSLQPTTVLGKPNKSMD
- a CDS encoding aminoimidazole riboside kinase, whose translation is MKLWTVGDAVIDLLPQPDRQYKACAGGAPLNVAVGAARLGCDCGFIGRVGDDPFGHFLQQTLYSEGVETQYIQFDEQYHTSTVLVALGNDGDRSFTFLVNPSADQFLSSKNLPDFGDDILHFCSLALVAKQSRETLVKAISLLKQRGGILSFDVNLREKMWGNPQEMLATVTEFAHQSDILKLSEEELYWITGTTHYEKALERVKRFPSSLKIVTRGIQGAIALWQDLVIHVDSYKVNSLDTTGAGDAFIAGLLANISFGNGLQDFEQLKLALTQASACGALATTQKGALSALPDAEGVRSFIGSEHRLTFKVNSINPHE
- the otnC gene encoding 3-oxo-tetronate 4-phosphate decarboxylase, with the protein product MTADTEQLAREEMVRLGASFFQRGYATGSAGNLSLLLPDGTLLATPTGSCLGELQVDKLSKVSLSGEWISGDKPSKEISFHRALYQNNPACKAVVHLHCTYLTALSCLQGLDTANAIKPFTPYVVMRVGQVPVVPYYRPGDLRLAEDLGKLAPSYKAFLLANHGPVVTGESLREAANNTEEMEDAAKLIFTLGNRPIRYLTDDEIAELRS
- a CDS encoding GntP family transporter, whose product is MSPTMLLIIAVLGVVLLLLMVIKAKVQPFVALLVVSLLVALASGIPTGEVMKVMTAGMGGVLGSVTIIIGLGAMLGRMIEHSGGAESLAQRFSKALGPKRTIAALTSAAFVLGIPVFFDVGFIILAPIIYGFAKVAKVSPLKFGLPMAGVMLTVHVALPPHPGPVAAAGLLNADIGWLTIIGLVICIPVGIIGYFAAKYLNRKAYPLSIEVLEQLQLASPEPAPEDRAPLSDRINPPSAGLITALIVIPIAIIMLGTVSATLLPAGSPIRDALSLIGSPGVALMIALVLAFYFLAIRRGWSLQHTSDVMGGALPTAAVVIMVTGAGGVFGKVLVESGVGKALADVLTTIGLPLIPAAFIISLALRASQGSATVAILTTGGLLSEAVIGLNSMQLVLVTLATCFGGLGLSHVNDSGFWIVTKYLGLSVADGLKTWTVLTTLLGLSGFAFTWLLWLVV
- the ompX gene encoding outer membrane protein OmpX, which codes for MKKIACLSAVAACVLAVTAGTAFAGESTVSAGYAQGDLQGVANKAGGFNLKYRYEYDNSPLGVIGSFTHLEKNNSEDGFYNKAQYNSITAGPAYRFNDWASIYGVIGVGYGKFTSNAQDGSDHNNTSDYGFTYGAGLQFNPMQQVALDVGYEQSRIRSVDVGTWNVGVGYRF
- a CDS encoding GNAT family N-acetyltransferase produces the protein MPTHTVAPTLITERLILDAHRLEDFDDLAAMWADPAVVRYIGSTPRDKEDSWGRLLRYIGHWKLLGYGYWAVREKNTGRYIGGIGFADFHRDIQPALDVPEMGWTLITAAHGKGYATEALNAALVWAKENFSQDKVVCIISPDNRPSLGLAKKVGFVASHRSEYHQLPTVVLYRPL
- the nanQ gene encoding N-acetylneuraminate anomerase encodes the protein MIYGSLYNPRFGRGLSPALANILNTVRQYDLPNLPLGRHEIDGERVFMNVMELMTEPAESKRAELHQEYLDIQILIGGEERIDFGLPDSWESNDLYDESKDLQWLDIKRSPQTLNLMPGMYVIFFPLEPHKPGCQITEPKNIKKVVVKVHYELLL
- the rhtA gene encoding threonine/homoserine exporter RhtA: MSSSVTTKASSTLVPVCLLIIAMISIQSGASLAKSLFPLVGAEGITTLRLSIGTLILFIIFRPWRMRFAAGSRLPLLIYGLSLGAMNYLFYLSLRTVPLGIAVALEFTGPLAVAMFSSRRPIDFIWVALAIAGLWFLLPLGHDMGSIDPVGAACALGAGACWAIYIIFGQKAGGDHGPGTVAVGSLIAAIVFCPIGAWQAGSALLNVDILPVALAVAVLSTALPYSLEIIALPKIPARTFGTLMSLEPAMAALSGMIFLNEHLNQTQWLALAAIITASMGATLTIKPKPQVESLS
- a CDS encoding HPr family phosphocarrier protein, which gives rise to MPKFAANLSMMFTEHSFLDRFDAAAAAGFKAVEFLFPYDYPADLLAEKLQQNGLQQVLFNTAPGDVGAGEWGLAALPGREQDARADIDRALEYAIALKCPNVHVMAGVVPPGEDIARYRETFISNIRYAADAFAPHGIKVLIEALSPPIKPNYLFSSQHQAAELVATIDRPNVFIQFDFFHAQLVDGNISNLIATLAGRYAHIQIASVPDRNEPDDGELNYPWLFAQLDKVGYQGWIGCEYKPRGETTAGLGWVKPYL
- a CDS encoding LysR family transcriptional regulator, whose amino-acid sequence is MDNRQLRAFVALAELGRYHLAAERLCITQPALSKQIQAIELQLGTRLFERGRQGARVTANGAALLPRARELLTQYEQFHLYAVQVVKGETGRLALGFGLSSFHLAPQRVAAFRQRFPSVVVGLEDLPSERQCQLLLSGDLQAGFVRLPVVAPLQALPLLNDRLVLAAPRTMALQEESLLTDFHRFPLLQLEPSRGRGLSEQALRFIAAQGLRANVVQQAEDIQTLLALVAAGIGVALLPQSIAFIAPAGVDILPLSGEQTQWQVGLAWNPQRPDALRDNFIQDILNSQRPV
- a CDS encoding aldose 1-epimerase family protein, whose amino-acid sequence is MNKLTVLSLAISLISGYAGAQTIVLTDSENGIELGNWRIDSSQLKIPAPRFSLQQQVLHGGKQEGSKVLTLTSEGLTITLSPTRGMDILHVNGSGVRLGWDSPVTEVVNPAYINLESRNGVGWLDGFNEMLVRCGYEWTGHPGVENGTLYTLHGRAGNTPASKVVVEIAEKAPYEIRIRGLLKENTFKKSNLETWTELRYVPGAQQFTVHDRLTNHADYPRDYQIIYHSNFGKPLLEEGAVFSAAIKEISPFNDYAKGGLKDWHTYLGPTKGFDEMVFNIVPYSDSQGKTLAMMNNKKADRGVAIGFDTHQLPVLTLWKNTDTERQGYVTGIEPGTSYAYPVKIEREQGRIKQLQPGKSTDFELTYTLLNNAEQVKEYQNKIKTLQGDREVKLVDTPIAVE
- a CDS encoding shikimate kinase codes for the protein MKINVVGTSGSGKSTVARQLAQKLAVPYIEMDKLYWRPHWQNASDDEFLHLVEQALVSAPAGWVLDGNYTRTKAVKWRDVDWVVWVDYGFCRTLWQAVRRASVRAWHKTELWSDTGNCESFRRSFFSRESIILWTIKTYRKNRIKYLADQQDPANRHIRFIQLRSPAETAAFLASLC